In Camelus ferus isolate YT-003-E chromosome 10, BCGSAC_Cfer_1.0, whole genome shotgun sequence, the following proteins share a genomic window:
- the CEP295 gene encoding centrosomal protein of 295 kDa isoform X11, with the protein MKRKVVNAGKLRLSPNEEASILKEDYERRRKLRLLQVREQERGIALQIREDIKQRRNQQFTRLAEALRTEWEESQTQKIKNLEKLYLASLRNVGEGHQQAKENEPNLNALAHRAAERKKKAEVRHKEALKVQKNQKEMLMKQKTWHIKARKEALLVEKERSAKITSLPPPPPTLFENIDVKKTSKVKTSSSTYHHLYTFVNREVDTEQPDPHLAAEEEAKRLEGLQKQAAQEKVERCEKAHARGFQAMKKIRLAQNQEKLMKELHQLQQEDLARRRQTVARMPPQLVELPYKRSEMKEDWQRELEFAFEDMYNADRKVKGNLILHLEPEPLPTVTDQIQDEELDLSMEQESLGETENIPVTEAKAIYSGEADIPLAVKTHQIPSKLLFKKLLNKIRSQKSLWTIQSVSEEESEMITTVSETESKAVTFESGATVSEDRTLSSEQEKVVESDTLTVDSGPLTSEDKPLSYIADSEKKQEMNETQPITAVAQSSVLLHPHEEAARIRMAARQKQIMEIEEQKQKQLELLEQIEQQKLRLETDCFRAQLEEEKRKKTLQTGVGTAPASGTVISDEDSHRQMIRNYQQQLLQQNRLHRQSVETARKRLLEYQTMLKEKYPSMSATPLVSDSVASVPPQESEQPAVISEHQDQGQRPKLSPDKHQPVQPMQISNSEQDSRVPRQKCFPQRQVETTGTLITSDVLAKQALEPQEQLKQLSQSETQQRDYTLVPKDSHTLSRALSHEKPLTLQEARERAETSRATAFPTSDSQQVSEDSGSVSSKLIEPSSFLPLVPERSFSCLPTKVESGDIQEPFSAMSKSIASVNHYVVGQMQEKFLPSSETITAQQDNLKALQEQLDLQKEVLRSRQAAQEQLLLCKQKELEGQTGLSVFLPLVPLDSFASLPFAKAESGRNQESSPTKNETAGSSGHPGVLQVPDRLLSFSQPILSQQDNFKFLQEQLSIQRDSLQARREAQEVLCVHKQGELDGRVWAQQSESPSLPSQVAQRTFTSMPSAGTQSQKIQKQYSPKSEKGLLSSQSEIPKSHDGSSSFLQQFLPLHDSLKLLQEQLTTQRDALQARYGAQAELLLRRQRNLGASKSVQMSSSFPPTVAHRSVASQASKTGPGRIQNFYFSEESVTPSSYLVMPTFQDASLRFPQCSLPQQQNLTPLQGQSHIQRVTLGAKPETQEIVHKQNELEKKTSSEQTATSLSLSQGAESERFQEFKSLKSDSPVPLSHSKIPRFQERLLGLSQHVQTLRDDLEGHQRRLDPEEEALHLNQETQGNVSSEQAGLSFIPQLGQLSLTSLPSAESLTTQEPLSVESDGGHFQIPQLQDRLLKITQLIHPQQDNLRALQEQLATQREAIIQSRQEARGESLLREQSEWKGRASPEQAGTLSFLVQHPFSPLPLRESGRIREPCSTKSDNVVSGHSEVPRSPGRLAGLPEPVSPKQDYPITFSQEHLYSQTNSLPSIENTQKEMVLPRQYKFEDKSSEHFIQPHHGDLKARQQQSDTQNEVQEELLLQRVSELEKGVSSEQTSTPSSLSQTALPVADSERTRKASPIRSGSTVPSSHPGIPGSQDRLLSFSQAVLSQQDHVSAQLGAQREVLRFTEKAQEELPLNRQTKPIESESSEHAVPSLFLPMEREHSFIPLPFAEVKSKDINELYSGKNERAAPSSVSVSPRLQDRFLSFSQPVLAQQDNLGLQKQLDLQREVLHYSQKAQKELLVQRQAALQQQIQKHQETLKDFFKNSQTSKPTVENNFETQKLKEWLPHLQDLAKDDQENISPADRSSWDENQLLSEDSKAKQSGEHLDKEVGRRPSKPPVAKVKCGLDLTPHELSAIQEVESPASGRTSMLGKSEFYQDRDPLRVSISREQSFLGSPLDRDPRGHLHPVAQENIRDADSAEAVKVEEAVAENHAVLSHAVEKEEHPYLGPSVKPDEKAETQEVYREPLSSITVSTGSILSYENTDLSLTDRESFSEHMDHREQESPAGKEEETNVFSSLAPSTQVTYQRQDSRDVHKPLLPAVETFTSGQTHIQQMIDKYINEANLMAEKADLRVDFDFPELEHSFPNLHRQLFKPLEPHPDFDLSSFSGIFQDSKDFYQRSDSSCESLHTALSPRSTASFTALRRTSLHSSLSTSLNQQPGPNVAHAAAQSFAAEDTEGSEQSFQELLPEFSSQEGSQHADLPSIFSIEARDSFQGMESQNYSEQNEESQNKQKSVHFQLSVGNLQSSVFNSSGEAHVFHQLNLQHSTPCGSASSECSIKDQLEGRKDRLGFEELSERGVDTVLQGQGFTEDDKNKTCGVVNINPQVEEIDSQLCATTVEIGTSIQTPYSLTVPNERCLENSTKAEAPRITGNLSQLAQSELFVSSGSFSLQSSIPVWETESGHGIMEEPDLTLISTSDISIAETDFANLTLGERENEAKSCFQKQKIQIIQLYQNILWRSQLCLQKPY; encoded by the exons GTTCGAGAACAAGAAAGGGGTATTGCTTTACAGATAAGAGAAgatataaaacagagaagaaaccAGCAATTCACTCGTTTGGCAGAGGCGCTAAGGACAGAATGGGAGGAATcacaaactcagaaaataaagaacttgGAAAAACTATATTTGGCAAGTTTAAGAAATGTGGGAGAGGGACACCAACAAGCCAAAGAAAAT GAACCTAATTTGAATGCTCTGGCACACCGtgcagcagaaaggaaaaaaaaagcggAAGTGAGACATAAAGAGGCCCTGAAAgtacagaaaaatcaaaaagaaatgttaatgaaGCAAAAAACCTG gcATATAAAAGCTCGAAAAGAAGCACTGCTTGTGGAAAAAGAGAGATCTGCCAAAATTACAAgtctgccacctcctcctccaactcTTTTTGAG AACATTGACGTAAAGAAAACTTCTAAGGTGAAAACCAGTAGTTCTACATACCATCATCTTTATACTTTTGTAAATAGAGAGGTGGACACAGAGCAG CCAGATCCTCATTTGGCTGCTGAAGAAGAAGCTAAAAGATTGGAAGGACTACAGAAACAAGCAGCACAGGAGAAGGTGGAGCGGTGTGAGAAGGCACATGCGCGGGGCTTCCAAGCAATGAAAAAGATCCGTTTGGCTCAA AATCAAGAGAAGCTAATGAAAGAACTCCATCAGCTACAGCAAGAGGACCTAGCACGCAGGAGACAGACTGTAGCACGGATGCCACCACAACTAGTTGAACTTCCATACAAACGcagtgaaatgaaagaagattGGCAGAGAGAGCTGGAATTTGCCTTTGAAGACATGTATAATGCAGACAGGA AGGTGAAAGGAAACCTGATTTTGCACCTTGAACCAGAGCCTTTGCCGACTGTGACTGATCAGATCCAAGATGAAGAACTGGACCTTTCAATGGAACAAGAAAGTTTAGGAGAGACTGAAAACATTCCAGTGACAGAAGCTAAAGCAATATATTCTGGTGAAGCAGACA ttcctttggCAGTGAAGACCCACCAGATTCCttcaaaacttctttttaaaaaattattaaataagattCGAAGCCAAAAATCTCTCTGGACAATTCAATCCGTGTCTGAGGAGGAAAGTGAAATGATTACAACTGTTAGTGAGACTGAAAGTAAAGCAGTGACATTTGAATCAGGAGCAACTGTGAGCGAAGACCGAACATTATCCTCTGAGCAGGAAAAAG TTGTTGAAAGTGACACCCTAACAGTTGACTCTGGACCACTTACTAGTGAAGATAAACCACTTTCATACATTGCAGACTCTGAAAAGAAACAAG AAATGAACGAGACTCAGCCTATCACAGCTGTAGCTCAGAGTTCTGTTCTGCTTCATCCTCACGAAGAAGCAGCCAGAATTAGAATGGCAGCAAGGCAGAAACAg ATAATGGAAATAGAAGAACAGAAGCAAAAGCAGTTGGAATTACTTGAACAAattgaacaacagaaattaagaTTAGAAACTGATTGCTTCAGGGCTCagctggaagaagaaaagagaaaaaaaactctgCAGACTGGG GTTGGCACTGCTCCAGCATCAGGCACTGTAATTTCTGATGAAGATAGTCATAGGCAGATGATTCGTAACTACCAACAACAGCTGTTACAGCAAAACAG GCTTCACAGACAGTCTGTTGAAACAGCCCGGAAACGATTACTGGAATATCAGACTATGTTAAAAGAAAAGTACCCGTCCATGTCGGCTACGCCACTGGTATCTGATTCTGTTGCATCAGTACCACCACAGGAATCTGAACAACCTGCTGTTATATCAGAGCATCAGGATCAAGGTCAGAGACCCAAGTTAAGTCCTGACAAACATCAACCTGTGCAGCCTATGCAGATCTCCAACTCAGAGCAAGATTCTCGGGTTCCAAGACAAAAGTGCTTTCCACAGAGACAGGTAGAAACAACTGGAACATTAATCACTTCAGATGTTTTGGCCAAGCAAGCTTTGGAACCACAAGAGCAGCTAAAGCAACTCTCACAGTCTGAAACACAACAGAGAGACTATACATTGGTCCCTAAAGACTCTCATACACTTTCAAGAGCTTTGTCACATGAGAAGCCACTGACATTACAGGAGGCTAGAGAACGAGCTGAAACATCTAGGGCGACAGCTTTTCCAACTTCAGACTCCCAGCAAGTGTCAGAGGACAGTGGAAGTGTATCTTCTAAGCTAATCGAACCTTCTTCATTCCTACCATTGGTACCTGAGCGTTCTTTTAGTTGTCTGCCTACTAAAGTTGAGTCTGGAGACATCCAGGAACCCTTCTCAGCTATGAGCAAAAGTATAGCTTCTGTAAACCATTATGTAGttggccaaatgcaggaaaagtTTTTGCCATCTTCAGAGACTATCACAGCCCAACAGGATAATTTGAAGGCCCTCCAAGAACAGTTAGACCTACAGAAGGAAGTTCTTCGATCAAGACAGGCAGCTCAGGAGCAGTTGCTTTTGTGCAAACAGAAAGAATTGGAAGGGCAAACTGGCCTCTCTGTATTCCTTCCATTGGTACCTCTGGATTCGTTTGCTTCACTGCCTTTTGCCAAAGCTGAATCAGGGAGAAACCAGGAATCTTCTCCAACCAAGAATGAGACTGCAGGTTCCTCAGGCCATCCAGGGGTGCTACAAGTTCCAGATaggcttttgagtttttcacagCCTATCCTGTCACAGCAAGATAATTTTAAGTTTCTCCAAGAGCAGTTAAGTATTCAGAGGGACAGCCTTCAGGCTAGGCGGGAAGCCCAGGAAGTATTATGTGTACATAAACAGGGTGAATTGGATGGGAGGGTATGGGCTCAGCAGAGTGAGTCCCCTTCTCTCCCATCTCAGGTAGCTCAGCGTACATTTACTTCAATGCCTTCTGCTGGTACTCAATCTCAAAAAATCCAGAAGCAATATTCACCTAAGAGTGAGAAGGGGCTTCTCTCAAGCCAATCTGAAATCCCCAAATCTCATGATGGATCTTCGAGTTTCCTACAGCAGTTCCTGCCTTTGCATGATAGTTTGAAGTTGCTCCAGGAGCAGCTGACGACACAGAGGGATGCTCTTCAGGCGAGGTATGGAGCCCAGGCAGAATTACTTCTACGTAGACAGAGGAATTTGGGAGCCTCGAAGTCTGTGCAGATGAGTTcttcattcccaccaacggtcGCTCACCGTTCAGTTGCTTCACAAGCTTCTAAAACTGGGCCTGGAAGAATTCAgaacttttatttctctgaggaGAGTGTTACTCCCTCAAGTTATTTGGTAATGCCAACATTTCAGGATGCGTCTCTTCGTTTTCCACAGTGCAGCCTTCCACAGCAACAAAATTTAACACCACTCCAAGGTCAGTCACACATTCAGAGGGTAACACTTGGTGCTAAACCAGAAACTCAGGAAATTGTGcacaaacaaaatgaattagaaaaaaaaacctcttctgaACAGACTGCTACCTCTTTATCCCTGTCTCAGGGAGCTGAATCTGAAAGATTCCAGGAATTTAAGTCACTCAAGAGTGACAGTCCAGTTCCATTAAGCCATTCAAAGATCCCAAGATTTCAAGAAAGACTTCTGGGACTTTCACAGCATGTACAAACCCTGCGAGATGACTTGGAGGGACACCAACGAAGGTTAGACCCGGAAGAGGAGGCCCTTCATCTTAACCAGGAAACCCAAGGAAACGTATCTTCTGAACAAGCTGGCCTGTCATTCATACCCCAGTTAGGACAGCTTTCATTGACTTCATTGCCTTCTGCTGAATCTCTTACCACCCAGGAACCTCTTTCAGTAGAGAGTGATGGTGGCCATTTTCAGATCCCACAATTGCAGGATAGGCTTTTGAAGATAACACAACTTATTCATCCTCAACAAGATAATCTGAGGGCACTTCAAGAACAATTGGCTACACAGAGGGAAGCCATCATTCAGTCTAGACAGGAAGCTCGGGGAGAGTCACTTCTGCGTGAACAGAGTGAGTGGAAGGGAAGAGCATCCCCTGAGCAGGCTGGCACCCTTTCCTTCCTCGTGCAGCATCCTTTTAGTCCGCTACCTCTTAGAGAATCTGGGAGAATCCGAGAACCTTGTTCGACTAAGAGTGATAATGTAGTCTCGGGTCACTCTGAGGTACCACGGTCGCCTGGAAGGCTTGCAGGTTTACCCGAGCCCGTTTCACCTAAGCAGGATTATCCGATTACATTTTCACAAGAACACTTGTACTCACAGACAAATTCCCTTCCATCTATTGAGAATACCCAGAAAGAAATGGTTTTGCCCAGACAATATAAATTTGAGGACAAGTCATCTGAACATTTTATCCAGCCTCACCACGGTGATTTGAAAGCACGGCAACAGCAGTCAGATACACAAAACGAAGTCCAAGAAGAACTGCTTTTGCAAAGAGTAAGTGAATTGGAGAAAGGGGTATCCTCTGAGCAGACCAGCACCCCTTCATCCTTATCCCAGACAGCACTGCCTGTTGCTGACTCTGAAAGAACCCGAAAGGCTTCTCCAATCAGAAGTGGCAGTACTGTTCCCTCAAGTCACCCTGGGATTCCAGGGTCTCAGGACAGGCTTTTGAGTTTCTCCCAGGCTGTTCTGTCTCAGCAAGATCATGTGTCAGCACAGTTGGGTGCACAGAGGGAAGTGCTGCGTTTTACTGAAAAGGCCCAGGAAGAACTGCCTTTAAACAGACAGACAAAGCCGATTGAAAGTGAGTCTTCAGAGCACGCTGTTCCATCTTTGTTTCTACCCATGGAAAGAgagcattcatttattccactgCCTTTTGCTGAGGTAAAATCTAAAGACATCAATGAATTGTATTCAGGCAAGAATGAACGTGCAGCCCCCTCAAGCGTTTCTGTGAGCCCAAGACTTCAAGATagatttttgagtttttcacaGCCTGTCTTAGCTCAGCAAGATAATCTGGGACTTCAGAAGCAGCTGGACCTTCAAAGAGAAGTTCTGCATTATAGTCAAAAAGCCCAAAAAGAATTGCTTGTACAGAGACAAGCAGCATTACAGCAGCAGATACAGAAACATCAAGAGACTTTgaaggatttctttaaaaacagtcaG ACAAGTAAGCCcacagttgaaaataattttgaaacccAGAAGCTCAAAGAATGGCTTCCTCATCTCCAAGATCTAGCAAAAGATGATCAGGAAAACATCAGTCCTGCAGATAGGAgcagctgggatgaaaatcaacTCCTTTCTGAAGATAGTAAAGCCAAGCAAAGTG GTGAGcatctggataaagaagtgggTAGGAGACCCTCCAAGCCACCTGTAGCAAAAGTTAAATGTGGATTGGACTTGACCCCACATGAACTTAGTGCTATACAAGAGGTAGAATCACCAGCAAGCGGCAGAACTTCTATGCTAG GTAAATCAGAGTTTTATCAAGACAGGGACCCCCTGAGGGTCTCAATAAGTCGAGAACAAAGTTTTCTTGGGAGCCCCCTGGACCGTGATCCACGTGGTCACCTTCACCCAGTTGCCCAGGAGAACATCCGTGATGCCGACTCTGCTGAAGcag TCAAAGTCGAGGAGGCTGTGGCTGAGAATCATGCAGTATTAAGCCACGCTGTGGAGAAGGAAGAACATCCATATCTGGGTCCAAGTGTGAAGCCAGATGAGAAG GCTGAAACACAAGAAGTTTATCGTGAGCCATTATCTTCAATAACAGTTTCTACTGGGAGTATTTTAAGTTATGAAAACACAGATTTGAGCCTTACAGATCGAG AGTCATTTTCAGAGCACATGGACCATAGGGAACAAGAATCTCCTGCCggcaaagaagaggaaacaaacgTTTTCAGTTCTTTAGCTCCTTCAACACAAGTTACTTATCAAAGGCAGGACTCTCGGGACGTCCATAAACCTCTGTTAcctgcagtggaaacatttacatCTGGTCAAACACACATTCAGCAGATGATAGACAAGTATATAAACGAAGCAAATTTGATGGCTGAAAAAGCAGACTTGCGGG TTGACTTTGACTTTCCAGAACTAGAACACAGTTTTCCAAATTTGCATCGTCAGCTGTTTAAACCCTTAGAACCACATCCAGATTTTGATTTGTCATCATTCTCTGGGATTTTTCAAGACAGTAAAGACTTTTACCAG AGGTCAGATTCTTCATGTGAAAGCCTCCACACCGCCCTGTCACCCAGAAGTACAGCTTCTTTTACAGCACTGAGGAGGACCAGCCTGCACTCCTCTCTCAGCACCAGCCTGAACCAGCAGCCTGGCCCTAACGTGGCTCATGCTGCAGCTCAGAGTTTTGCTGCAGAAGATACTGAAG GGTCTGAACAATCTTTTCAAGAGCTTCTGCCAGAATTTTCTTCACAGGAAGGGAGCCAGCATGCTGATCTACCAAGTATTTTTAGCATTGAAGCCAGAGACTCTTTCCAAGGCATGGAAAGTCAGAACTACTCTGAACAGAATGAAgaatcacaaaacaaacaaaaaagtgttcATTTCCAGCTCTCTGTAGGAAATTTGCAAAGTTCAGTCTTCAATTCATCTGGTGAGGCTCATGTATTTCATCAGTTAAATCTACAGCATAGCACTCCATGTGGTTCAGCCTCCAGTGAATGCTCAATAAAAGACCAACTGGAAGGCAGAAAAGACAGACTGGGCTTTGAAGAACTGTCAGAAAGAGGGGTTGACACAGTGTTACAAGGTCAAGGATTCActgaagatgataaaaataaaacctgtggAGTTGTAAATATAAATCCTCAAGTAGAGGAAATTGACTCTCAATTGTGTGCAACAACAGTGGAGATAGGAACTTCAATTCAGACACCATATTCACTGACTGTTCCAAATGAAAGATGTCTTGAGAATTCAACTAAAGCAGAAGCTCCAAGAATCACAGGAAACCTATCTCAACTAGCACAGTCAGAACTCTTTGTCAGTTCTGGATCATTTTCATTACAGAGCTCTATTCCAGTCTGG GAGACAGAATCTGGCCATGGTATAATGGAAGAACCAGATCTTACACTGATAAGCACCAGTGATATCAGTATTGCTGAAACAGATTTTGCAAACTTAACcctaggagagagagaaaatgaggcaAAGAGCTGTTTTCAG aaacagaaaattcagatTATCCAGCTGTATCAGAACATCCTGTGGAGAAGCCAGCTGTGTCTGCAG aaaccctACTGA